A genomic window from Pseudomonadales bacterium includes:
- a CDS encoding efflux RND transporter permease subunit — MIITDLSVRRPILASVLSMLLLSFGLIAFDRLPLREYPDIDPPVVSIETLYRGAAATVVETRITQPIEDRIAGVEGIEFIESASQDGRSTITVEFNIGRDMDAAANDIRDRVSSIVSDLPVEADPPEIRKVDSNEDVIMWINLVSDRMTVPELTDYAERYLVDRFSVLDGVARVFIGGAQRYAMRIWLDRMELAARGLTVADVESALRASNVELPAGNVESQASRFTVRVDRNFESPDQFRQLVIATGSDGYLVRLADVARVERGTEDDRSFFRGNGVPQVGLGVVRQSTANLLDVARLAKKETELLGPSLPQGMEFRMSYDSSVFVEGAVTEVYRTLFIAIGLVVLAIFLFLGSFRAMLVPAVTVPVCLIATFIPLYALDFSVNLLTLLALVLAIGLVVDDAIVMLENIHRRIEQYGETPLVASYRGARQVGFAIVATTAVLAAVFVPIAFLEGDTGRLFSEFALTMAAAVVLSSIVALTLAPALASKLLRPALVENRLTKMVDHNFDVVRGWYSTMLKFVLRFPVIAVVAFLLLVAASALLYRVLPQEYAPNEDRGSFFTFVQGPEGATFEYMKPYMDEIERRLTPYIENGEIQRLLIRTPGGFGGVPRYNSGIAVIVLSPFGERRSGDVILSEIRGRLADLPGVFAFPVMRQGFGSSADKPLQFVIGGGSYEELAAWRDMLIDAINADNPGFIGLDWDYKETQPQIRVQIDYNRASDLGVSIADIGRTLETLLGSRRVTTYIEGGEEYDVILEGERSTQRTPSSMENIYVRSSTSGELIPISNLVRLEEFADSNSLNRYNRVRAITLEASLAEGFTLNDAVQHMEGLVRSELPEGVVIDYKGQTLDLRNASSSILFVMLLGIAVVFLALAAQFESFRHPLIIMLTVPLAIAGGLAGLWLTGNTINIYSQIGLVMLVGLAAKNGILIVEFANQLRDEGLEFMDALVTACEVRLRPIIMTTLTTAAGTLPLIFGSGAGAETRHVIGIVVFSGVTAAAAFTLFVVPAAYRLLARNAGSPRATSQKLDQQLAQQPVSGG, encoded by the coding sequence ATGATCATCACGGATCTCTCCGTACGCCGTCCGATCCTGGCATCCGTCCTCTCGATGCTGCTGCTGTCCTTCGGTCTGATCGCCTTCGATCGTCTGCCGCTGCGGGAGTATCCGGACATCGACCCGCCGGTAGTAAGCATCGAAACCCTCTACCGGGGAGCAGCCGCCACCGTGGTGGAAACCCGCATCACTCAGCCCATCGAAGATCGGATCGCCGGCGTCGAAGGTATCGAGTTCATCGAGTCCGCGAGTCAGGACGGACGCAGCACCATTACCGTGGAATTCAATATTGGCCGGGATATGGACGCGGCCGCGAACGATATCCGCGACCGGGTTTCCAGCATCGTCTCCGACCTGCCCGTGGAGGCGGATCCGCCGGAGATCCGCAAGGTTGACTCCAACGAAGACGTGATCATGTGGATCAATCTGGTGAGTGACCGGATGACGGTTCCGGAACTGACCGATTACGCCGAGCGTTACCTGGTGGATCGATTCTCCGTACTCGACGGCGTGGCCAGGGTCTTCATCGGTGGCGCCCAGCGCTACGCCATGCGTATCTGGCTGGACCGCATGGAACTCGCCGCCCGCGGTCTCACAGTTGCCGACGTGGAGAGTGCACTGCGTGCCAGCAACGTGGAGCTGCCGGCCGGCAACGTGGAATCCCAGGCCAGCCGCTTCACTGTGCGAGTCGATCGAAACTTCGAAAGCCCGGATCAGTTCCGGCAGCTGGTGATCGCCACCGGATCGGACGGTTACCTGGTACGACTCGCCGATGTCGCCCGGGTCGAACGCGGCACCGAAGACGATCGCAGTTTCTTCCGCGGCAACGGAGTCCCCCAGGTGGGTCTCGGCGTTGTGCGCCAGTCGACGGCCAATCTGCTCGACGTGGCCCGGCTTGCCAAAAAGGAGACCGAGTTACTCGGCCCCAGCCTGCCCCAGGGCATGGAGTTCCGCATGAGCTACGACTCATCGGTGTTCGTGGAAGGTGCGGTGACCGAGGTCTATCGCACCCTGTTCATCGCCATCGGACTGGTGGTGCTGGCGATTTTTCTGTTTCTGGGCAGCTTCCGCGCCATGCTGGTGCCCGCTGTAACGGTGCCGGTGTGTCTGATCGCTACCTTCATACCGCTCTACGCCCTGGATTTTTCGGTGAATCTGCTCACCCTGCTGGCGCTGGTGCTCGCCATCGGGCTGGTGGTGGACGACGCCATCGTGATGCTGGAAAACATCCATCGCCGCATCGAGCAGTACGGCGAGACACCGCTGGTGGCCAGCTACCGGGGTGCCAGACAGGTGGGTTTCGCCATTGTGGCAACGACTGCCGTGCTGGCAGCCGTGTTCGTCCCGATCGCCTTTCTCGAGGGAGACACAGGCCGGCTGTTTTCCGAATTCGCACTCACCATGGCCGCGGCCGTGGTGCTGTCCAGCATCGTAGCCCTCACACTGGCACCCGCCCTCGCCTCAAAACTGCTGCGACCGGCCCTGGTGGAAAATCGGCTGACGAAGATGGTCGATCACAATTTTGACGTCGTGCGCGGCTGGTACAGCACAATGCTCAAATTCGTGTTGCGTTTCCCGGTAATCGCCGTAGTCGCCTTCCTGCTGCTGGTGGCTGCCAGCGCCCTCCTCTACCGCGTCCTGCCCCAGGAGTACGCACCAAACGAGGATCGGGGCAGCTTCTTCACCTTCGTGCAGGGGCCGGAGGGGGCCACCTTCGAATACATGAAGCCTTATATGGACGAAATAGAGCGTCGTCTCACACCCTATATCGAAAATGGCGAGATACAGCGCCTGCTGATACGCACCCCGGGTGGATTCGGCGGGGTGCCGCGTTACAACAGCGGTATCGCGGTGATCGTACTCTCTCCCTTTGGCGAACGGCGCTCCGGTGATGTGATCCTCAGCGAGATCCGCGGCAGGCTTGCGGATCTGCCGGGGGTGTTCGCCTTCCCCGTGATGCGCCAGGGATTCGGGTCTTCCGCCGACAAGCCGCTGCAGTTCGTAATCGGCGGTGGATCCTACGAAGAGCTGGCCGCCTGGCGAGACATGCTCATCGACGCGATCAACGCCGACAACCCGGGCTTCATCGGCCTCGACTGGGATTACAAGGAAACCCAGCCCCAGATCCGGGTGCAGATCGACTACAACCGCGCCTCGGACCTCGGAGTGTCCATTGCCGACATCGGCCGCACCCTGGAAACACTGCTGGGTTCGCGCCGGGTAACCACCTATATCGAGGGTGGGGAGGAGTACGATGTGATACTTGAAGGCGAACGCAGTACGCAGCGTACACCGTCCAGCATGGAAAACATTTATGTCCGGTCCAGCACCAGCGGGGAGCTGATTCCTATTTCGAATCTGGTACGTCTGGAAGAATTCGCAGACTCGAACAGTCTGAACCGCTACAACCGGGTTCGCGCCATCACCCTCGAAGCCAGCCTCGCCGAAGGTTTCACCCTCAATGATGCCGTGCAGCATATGGAGGGCCTGGTGCGCAGCGAACTGCCTGAAGGTGTCGTCATTGACTACAAAGGTCAGACGCTGGATCTGCGCAATGCCAGCAGCTCCATCCTCTTCGTGATGCTGCTGGGGATCGCCGTTGTGTTCCTGGCACTGGCCGCACAGTTCGAAAGTTTCAGGCATCCCCTGATCATCATGCTCACGGTGCCACTGGCGATTGCCGGCGGGCTCGCCGGTCTCTGGCTGACAGGCAACACTATCAACATCTACAGCCAGATCGGACTGGTGATGCTGGTCGGTCTGGCTGCCAAGAACGGTATCCTGATCGTGGAGTTCGCCAATCAGCTCCGCGATGAAGGATTGGAATTCATGGATGCGCTGGTCACTGCCTGTGAGGTGCGACTGCGTCCGATCATCATGACAACCCTGACTACCGCGGCCGGTACACTGCCACTGATCTTTGGTTCCGGGGCGGGTGCCGAGACCCGGCATGTGATCGGCATCGTTGTGTTCAGCGGCGTGACGGCTGCAGCGGCATTCACTCTGTTCGTCGTCCCTGCCGCCTACCGTCTGCTTGCCCGCAATGCCGGCTCACCCCGGGCGACTTCTCAGAAACTCGACCAGCAGCTGGCCCAGCAGCCGGTCTCCGGAGGGTGA
- a CDS encoding sulfotransferase domain-containing protein — MSELRRARSIPELQQKMMRMFAAADPDAEAYVPQPTDVVIAPFGKCGTTWLQQIFHTLRTRGDTDYDDISRVVPWIETAAALQIDINAPQRAEPRGFKSHLSWDEVPKGARYIVSIRDPRDALVSMFRFMEGWFLEAGAISIDEFATGNYLRGPAKRYWAHLASWWKHRDDDSVLLLAYELMNQDPEGTIRRVADFCGIALDDALLAITLENSSLPYMLKHKDKFDDLLMRELSERFADLPPGSDSSKVREGKVGGHKAVLSADVLAEMDEIWRTDIEAQFGFTSYQQMVDSLRQ; from the coding sequence ATGAGCGAACTTCGCAGAGCCCGATCGATTCCCGAACTGCAGCAGAAAATGATGCGCATGTTCGCAGCAGCGGATCCGGACGCCGAGGCCTATGTGCCACAGCCAACTGATGTGGTTATCGCTCCTTTCGGAAAGTGCGGCACAACCTGGCTGCAGCAGATCTTCCACACCCTGCGCACCCGGGGCGATACCGACTATGATGACATCTCCCGCGTGGTCCCCTGGATAGAAACTGCCGCCGCGCTGCAGATCGACATCAATGCCCCGCAGCGTGCAGAGCCACGGGGATTCAAGAGCCATCTGTCCTGGGACGAAGTGCCGAAAGGTGCCCGCTACATCGTTTCCATACGCGATCCCCGGGATGCACTGGTATCGATGTTCAGGTTCATGGAGGGCTGGTTTCTCGAAGCCGGCGCGATCTCCATCGATGAATTTGCCACCGGGAACTACCTGCGAGGACCAGCGAAGCGCTACTGGGCCCATCTCGCGTCCTGGTGGAAGCATCGCGACGATGACAGCGTGCTGCTGCTCGCCTATGAACTGATGAATCAGGATCCCGAAGGCACCATCCGTCGTGTCGCAGACTTCTGTGGCATCGCGCTGGACGACGCGCTGCTGGCGATCACCCTGGAGAATTCATCGCTACCCTACATGCTCAAGCACAAGGACAAATTCGACGATCTGCTGATGCGGGAACTCAGCGAACGCTTCGCCGACCTGCCCCCGGGCAGTGATTCATCCAAGGTTCGGGAAGGAAAGGTCGGTGGCCACAAAGCAGTACTGAGCGCAGATGTACTCGCGGAGATGGACGAAATCTGGCGCACCGACATCGAAGCGCAATTCGGTTTTACCAGCTATCAGCAGATGGTCGATTCGCTTCGGCAGTAG
- a CDS encoding neutral zinc metallopeptidase codes for MKWRGLRRSANVEDRRGQRAVRGGASGLRLPIGGKGGLGIVAVLVVAYLLGGPELVMNLLGGGIQTPAAVETQPTRAGSRAPVADEGGDFISAILGSTEDAWGALFDQGGARYQPPILVLFTDAVASACGYNSAAVGPFYCPPDQKLYIDLSFFSELARMGGAGDFAQAYVVGHEVGHHVQNLMGTARSVRARQQQTDQQGANRLQVAMELQADCYAGVWAHHANRDQTLLEPGDVAEGLAAAAAIGDDTLQRNAGRRVTPEAFTHGSSAQRQSWLERGLKTGDPSACDTFAAR; via the coding sequence GTGAAATGGCGCGGGCTGCGGCGCAGCGCAAACGTCGAGGATCGACGCGGCCAGCGGGCCGTGAGAGGTGGTGCATCCGGCCTGCGGCTGCCGATTGGCGGTAAAGGTGGGCTCGGTATCGTCGCTGTGCTGGTGGTTGCCTATCTGCTCGGCGGCCCCGAACTGGTGATGAACCTGCTCGGTGGTGGTATCCAGACACCGGCTGCCGTGGAAACCCAGCCAACGCGCGCTGGCTCGAGGGCACCTGTCGCTGATGAGGGCGGGGATTTCATCAGTGCCATACTTGGCAGCACGGAAGACGCCTGGGGTGCATTGTTTGATCAGGGCGGAGCCCGGTATCAGCCGCCGATCCTGGTGCTGTTCACCGACGCTGTCGCATCTGCCTGTGGTTACAACTCAGCGGCGGTTGGACCCTTCTACTGTCCCCCGGATCAGAAGCTCTACATCGACCTGTCTTTCTTTTCCGAGCTCGCCCGCATGGGGGGCGCCGGTGACTTCGCCCAGGCCTATGTGGTTGGTCATGAAGTAGGCCACCATGTGCAGAACCTGATGGGTACTGCGCGTTCGGTCCGGGCCCGTCAGCAGCAGACAGATCAGCAGGGTGCCAATCGACTGCAGGTGGCGATGGAACTGCAGGCCGACTGTTATGCGGGGGTGTGGGCACACCATGCCAACCGGGATCAGACGCTGCTCGAACCCGGGGATGTGGCGGAAGGACTCGCCGCCGCCGCGGCGATTGGCGATGACACCCTGCAGCGCAATGCGGGCCGCCGGGTGACCCCGGAGGCCTTCACCCATGGTTCCTCGGCGCAGCGTCAGTCCTGGCTCGAACGCGGTCTGAAGACGGGAGATCCCTCCGCCTGTGACACCTTCGCTGCCCGATAG
- a CDS encoding bacteriocin, lactobin A family protein, whose translation MRELTGQEIEQVSGGSMAQIAAGVLMGASASVASGAIAGAVWGARVGGWVGAGVGAAVGFGYGLAHDEDS comes from the coding sequence ATGCGGGAACTTACCGGTCAGGAAATTGAACAGGTCAGCGGAGGATCGATGGCGCAGATAGCAGCCGGTGTACTGATGGGTGCATCGGCAAGTGTGGCCTCTGGTGCCATTGCCGGAGCCGTCTGGGGTGCCCGGGTTGGCGGCTGGGTTGGAGCTGGCGTAGGGGCTGCCGTAGGATTTGGCTACGGTCTCGCCCACGATGAAGACAGTTGA
- a CDS encoding long-chain fatty acid--CoA ligase, whose protein sequence is MQGMIVDWIAHNAINLPEKTATVELPSGRQQTYAQMHERVGRIAGWLQTLGVRRGDRVGVLALNSVDTLDILFATWRLGAVHLALNFRLTPSELDYIIGNAEPDVLIHDRALIDTVDALTVTIDHAIETEGQGAESAFEAAIAEADPILEMVELEPEDQCMLMYSSGTTGLPKGVIINHGMMHWAQFNAGAAMFCTEDMVSLAVMPLFHIGGLQVFTCPALFAGGTAVIMRSFDPGAALDAFDSADLGVTHFLGVPAIFNALRDHPKNPGTDFSRVRVMLAGAEAVPEALVNWWYRRGVVIQEGYGMTENVASCCVLARKDVPARVGSAGKALRHIQIRIMKEDGREAAPGESGEIWCRGPVVTPGYWRRPEANAETFVDGWLRTGDIGSKDAEGFISIEDRLKDMYISGGENVYPAEIENVLYELEEIREVAVIGVPDERWGETGCAVVALQPEAAITVEDILAHCRPKLARFKQPSHVVFVEALPRNATGKVLKFELRQTVSI, encoded by the coding sequence ATGCAGGGAATGATTGTCGACTGGATCGCGCACAACGCGATCAATCTTCCGGAAAAGACCGCAACCGTAGAGCTGCCCAGCGGGCGGCAACAGACCTATGCGCAGATGCATGAACGGGTCGGGCGGATCGCAGGCTGGCTGCAAACGCTCGGCGTGCGGCGCGGTGACCGGGTCGGTGTGCTGGCACTGAACTCGGTGGACACTCTGGACATTCTGTTCGCCACCTGGCGGCTGGGGGCCGTGCATCTGGCGCTGAACTTCCGGCTGACACCTTCGGAACTGGACTACATCATCGGCAACGCCGAACCGGATGTGCTGATCCACGACCGCGCACTCATCGACACCGTGGATGCGCTGACCGTGACGATCGATCATGCGATCGAGACCGAAGGGCAGGGTGCGGAGTCTGCTTTTGAAGCCGCTATCGCGGAGGCGGATCCGATCCTTGAGATGGTGGAGCTCGAACCGGAGGATCAGTGCATGCTGATGTATTCCTCCGGTACCACGGGCCTGCCCAAGGGTGTGATCATCAATCACGGCATGATGCACTGGGCACAGTTCAACGCGGGCGCAGCCATGTTCTGCACCGAGGACATGGTCAGCCTCGCGGTGATGCCCCTCTTTCATATCGGCGGGTTGCAGGTATTCACCTGCCCGGCGCTCTTCGCGGGAGGCACCGCGGTGATCATGCGCAGTTTTGATCCCGGCGCTGCGCTGGATGCTTTCGACAGCGCGGACCTGGGTGTGACCCATTTTCTCGGGGTGCCCGCGATCTTCAATGCGCTGCGTGATCATCCGAAGAATCCGGGAACGGATTTTTCCCGTGTCCGGGTGATGCTGGCCGGTGCCGAAGCCGTGCCGGAAGCCCTGGTCAACTGGTGGTACAGGCGCGGCGTGGTCATCCAGGAGGGCTATGGCATGACCGAGAATGTGGCGAGCTGCTGTGTGCTCGCCCGCAAGGATGTACCGGCGCGGGTCGGTTCCGCGGGCAAGGCACTGCGTCACATACAGATCCGCATCATGAAAGAAGATGGCAGGGAAGCTGCGCCGGGCGAGTCCGGCGAGATCTGGTGTCGGGGGCCGGTGGTGACGCCCGGCTACTGGCGGCGGCCGGAAGCCAACGCGGAAACCTTCGTGGATGGCTGGTTGCGTACCGGCGATATCGGATCGAAGGACGCCGAAGGCTTCATCTCTATCGAAGACCGGCTCAAGGACATGTATATCTCCGGGGGCGAAAACGTCTATCCGGCAGAGATCGAGAACGTCCTCTACGAACTGGAGGAGATCCGGGAGGTGGCTGTGATCGGTGTGCCCGACGAGCGCTGGGGAGAAACGGGCTGTGCGGTGGTGGCGCTGCAACCGGAGGCGGCGATCACCGTAGAGGACATCCTCGCTCATTGCCGCCCGAAGCTGGCCCGATTCAAGCAGCCCAGCCACGTGGTTTTTGTCGAAGCCCTGCCCCGCAACGCGACCGGCAAAGTATTGAAGTTCGAACTCAGACAGACTGTCAGCATCTGA
- a CDS encoding PQQ-dependent sugar dehydrogenase: MKKGPFLKILSITTAVLILSSIGIYYGISRALSSDPFMPLYVENCSSCHGEDMAGGALGRPLVGGALVHGDTVADLSASIARGFPQKGMPGWSDTLSEAEIRSLAILIAERRVNRRFTDFRTSQPLEIPLEPIKTELATFRLEIVATGLDPFPFSIAPLPDGNILLTEKKRGLSVISPHGVQSALIEHTPKTSDVGFEVLGLDYGLGWHLDVKPHPDYPHNGWIYLLHTDLCSGCGDGEEEDGLIPKTMNRLVRGRIKDGAWVDEEVIWRVAREFYTSMPDIAAGGRIAFDPEGYVFLSVGIKALSNYLGVQDLATPYGKIHRIRDDGEIPTDNPFIDTPGAQSSIWSYGHRSPQGLEFDPVSRQLWGSEMGPRGGDEINLLEAGRNYGWPLYSKGVDYDGTPVEYWKDLGIEFNLNDIEQPVVDLTPSPAVSSFVIYDADLFPAWRGSFIVGSLKATELYRVVIEDGVHVHTELLLRDLARIRDVEIGYDGLIYLLLEHETGSQIVRLAPMV; the protein is encoded by the coding sequence ATGAAGAAAGGACCCTTCCTGAAGATCCTCAGCATTACGACTGCTGTGTTGATCCTCAGCAGTATCGGCATCTACTACGGTATCAGCCGGGCGCTGTCTTCAGATCCCTTCATGCCGCTGTATGTCGAGAACTGCAGCAGCTGTCATGGCGAAGACATGGCGGGCGGGGCTCTGGGCCGCCCACTCGTCGGCGGCGCGCTTGTGCATGGCGACACCGTCGCAGACCTGTCGGCGAGCATCGCCAGGGGATTTCCGCAGAAGGGCATGCCCGGCTGGTCGGACACGCTGAGCGAAGCCGAGATCCGGAGTCTCGCCATCCTGATCGCCGAACGCCGGGTGAATCGACGTTTCACGGACTTCAGAACGAGTCAGCCTCTGGAGATTCCACTCGAGCCGATCAAAACGGAACTGGCCACATTCCGCCTGGAGATCGTGGCGACCGGCCTGGATCCGTTCCCTTTTTCGATCGCACCGCTACCCGATGGCAACATACTGCTGACCGAGAAGAAACGCGGTCTGTCGGTGATCTCTCCGCACGGGGTGCAATCCGCACTGATCGAACACACCCCGAAGACCTCCGATGTGGGCTTCGAAGTGCTCGGTCTCGACTACGGCCTCGGCTGGCACCTGGATGTAAAGCCCCATCCCGATTACCCGCACAACGGCTGGATCTATCTGCTGCACACGGATCTGTGCAGCGGTTGCGGGGATGGGGAAGAGGAAGACGGCCTGATCCCCAAGACCATGAATCGTCTGGTCAGAGGCCGGATAAAAGACGGCGCCTGGGTAGATGAAGAAGTCATCTGGCGGGTTGCGCGGGAATTCTACACTTCGATGCCGGATATCGCCGCCGGTGGAAGGATCGCCTTCGACCCGGAAGGCTACGTTTTTCTCAGCGTCGGCATCAAAGCGTTGAGCAACTACCTGGGTGTACAGGATCTCGCCACACCCTATGGAAAGATCCATCGAATCCGGGACGACGGGGAGATCCCCACTGACAACCCGTTCATCGACACACCCGGCGCGCAGTCCAGCATCTGGAGCTACGGACACCGCAGTCCCCAGGGTCTCGAATTCGATCCAGTGAGCAGACAGCTCTGGGGATCAGAAATGGGTCCGCGGGGTGGCGACGAAATCAATCTGCTCGAAGCCGGCAGGAACTACGGCTGGCCACTGTATTCGAAGGGTGTGGACTACGACGGTACACCCGTCGAGTACTGGAAAGATCTCGGTATCGAGTTCAACCTGAATGACATCGAACAGCCGGTGGTCGATCTCACGCCATCCCCGGCCGTATCGAGCTTTGTCATTTACGACGCCGACCTGTTTCCAGCCTGGCGCGGCAGTTTCATCGTCGGCAGCCTGAAGGCCACCGAGCTGTATCGGGTCGTGATCGAGGACGGTGTCCACGTGCACACGGAGTTACTGCTCAGGGATCTCGCCCGGATCAGGGATGTCGAAATCGGCTACGATGGCCTGATCTATCTGCTGCTCGAACACGAGACCGGCAGTCAGATCGTGCGGCTGGCGCCGATGGTCTGA
- a CDS encoding DUF1993 domain-containing protein: MAVSMYDISVAAYLQVLGAVEGFLKKGAEHCNKNDIDPADLMETSLYSDMLPLRFQLISVVHHSLGTIKGMQSGTISTPPSMPDLDYAGSQKLIADTRAEVSKVAAATVNALAGKDITFVIGDRKMPFVNEDFVLTFSLPNLHFHATTAYDILRMKGVPLGKRDYLGALRMKSQ, encoded by the coding sequence ATGGCTGTTTCTATGTACGACATCAGTGTCGCCGCTTATCTGCAGGTGCTTGGCGCGGTCGAAGGCTTTCTGAAGAAGGGTGCCGAGCACTGTAACAAGAATGATATCGATCCAGCTGATCTGATGGAGACCAGTCTGTATTCCGACATGCTGCCGCTGCGCTTTCAGCTCATCTCGGTTGTCCACCACTCGCTGGGTACGATCAAAGGCATGCAGTCCGGCACGATCTCGACCCCTCCGAGCATGCCCGATCTCGACTATGCCGGGAGCCAGAAGCTGATTGCGGACACCCGTGCCGAGGTGAGCAAAGTCGCCGCTGCAACAGTGAACGCGCTCGCAGGTAAGGACATAACCTTCGTGATCGGCGATCGGAAGATGCCTTTTGTGAACGAGGATTTCGTGCTGACTTTCTCACTGCCGAACCTCCACTTCCATGCCACCACCGCCTACGACATTCTGCGAATGAAGGGTGTTCCCCTGGGCAAAAGGGATTATCTGGGTGCGCTGCGGATGAAGTCGCAGTAG
- a CDS encoding enoyl-CoA hydratase-related protein: MTNTRLKLSIENRIGHLQLNRPDEYNRMPPAFWTEFPAALEEADSRGDVRALIISSTGKHFTAGMDVSVFTGPRESSLDRGRAGERARRNLDRLQGVFSRLESLRMPVLAAIQGGCVGGGVDLVAACDIRYCTADAFFCIQEINIGLAADVGTLQRLPKLIPEGLMRELAYTGRRLSASEALERGLVNQVFDSQEVMLEQVQGIAAEIARKSPLAISSTKHLLNYGRDHSIADTLSYQQLWMGAVSQGDEMAAYFRSKQAGTDPEYPDLPPLD, translated from the coding sequence ATGACCAACACCCGCCTGAAGCTCAGCATCGAAAACAGGATCGGACATCTGCAGCTCAATCGGCCGGATGAATACAACCGCATGCCACCGGCGTTCTGGACGGAATTTCCGGCAGCCCTGGAAGAAGCTGACAGTCGAGGCGACGTGCGCGCCCTGATCATCTCCTCCACCGGCAAGCACTTCACAGCCGGCATGGATGTATCCGTTTTTACCGGCCCCCGGGAGTCCTCCCTGGATCGCGGCCGCGCCGGGGAACGCGCACGACGCAATCTGGATCGGCTGCAGGGTGTCTTCTCCCGGCTCGAGTCGTTGCGCATGCCGGTGCTCGCGGCAATTCAGGGCGGCTGCGTCGGTGGTGGGGTCGACCTGGTGGCAGCCTGCGATATCCGTTACTGCACGGCGGATGCCTTCTTCTGCATTCAGGAAATCAATATCGGCCTGGCCGCCGATGTAGGTACGCTGCAGCGATTGCCGAAACTCATTCCGGAAGGTCTGATGCGGGAACTCGCCTATACCGGCCGGCGCCTTTCGGCCAGCGAAGCGCTGGAGCGAGGCCTGGTCAACCAGGTCTTCGACTCCCAGGAGGTCATGCTCGAGCAGGTCCAGGGTATCGCCGCCGAAATCGCCCGGAAATCACCGCTGGCCATCTCGAGCACCAAGCACCTGCTGAACTACGGGCGCGACCACAGTATCGCCGACACCCTGAGTTATCAGCAGCTGTGGATGGGCGCAGTGAGCCAGGGTGACGAGATGGCCGCCTACTTCAGATCCAAGCAGGCGGGCACCGATCCCGAGTACCCGGATCTGCCACCGCTGGACTGA
- a CDS encoding cytochrome P450 encodes MSEQTASKPKVGRPTPEDFNDKPLPVDPYAVPIEEINMIDGRYFQQNRQFEFFRRLRAEDPVHLNEHPFTGRYWSITKFDDIMYVDKHHELFSSAHGIGIGPKLGLEPDPEELAVSMFIAMDPPKHDLQRATVTGVVAPSNLAKLEPVIRERAGRILDALPVGETFDWVDTVSIELTTQMLATLFDFPFEERRKLTRWSDVATAAPGTGIVDSEEQRRGEMLECLAYFTELWNDRVKKAPGNDLISMLAHGKDTKDMQPFEFLGNLILLIVGGNDTTRNSISGGVIALNENPGEYDKLRANPKLIPNMVSEIIRWQTPLPYMRRTANEDVTLRGKHIKAGEQLLMWYISGNRDDEVIDRPDEFLIDRANARHHLSFGFGIHRCMGNRLAEMQLRVVWEEIMKRFDFVEVVGKPERLLSSFVRGITHLPVRVHPKQA; translated from the coding sequence ATGAGCGAGCAGACTGCCAGTAAACCGAAAGTCGGACGGCCGACACCCGAGGATTTCAACGACAAACCCCTGCCTGTCGATCCCTATGCCGTGCCCATTGAAGAGATCAACATGATCGATGGCCGGTACTTCCAGCAGAATCGCCAGTTCGAATTCTTCCGGCGTCTGCGTGCTGAGGATCCGGTGCATCTGAACGAACATCCCTTCACCGGTCGTTACTGGTCGATCACCAAGTTCGACGACATCATGTATGTCGACAAACACCACGAACTCTTCTCCTCGGCACACGGCATCGGTATAGGACCGAAGCTGGGTCTCGAACCGGATCCTGAGGAGCTCGCTGTGTCCATGTTCATTGCCATGGATCCGCCCAAGCATGATCTGCAGCGGGCGACCGTGACCGGGGTAGTGGCACCTTCCAATCTGGCGAAGCTCGAGCCGGTCATCCGGGAACGCGCGGGGCGCATTCTCGATGCGCTGCCGGTGGGTGAGACCTTCGACTGGGTCGATACCGTGTCGATCGAGCTCACCACCCAGATGCTTGCCACCCTCTTTGATTTTCCCTTCGAGGAGCGCCGCAAGCTGACCCGCTGGTCGGATGTGGCCACTGCTGCGCCCGGGACAGGCATCGTCGATTCGGAAGAGCAGCGCCGGGGTGAGATGCTCGAATGCCTCGCCTATTTCACGGAACTGTGGAATGACCGGGTGAAAAAAGCACCGGGCAATGACCTGATCTCCATGCTGGCACACGGCAAGGACACGAAGGACATGCAGCCCTTCGAGTTCCTGGGCAACCTCATCCTGCTGATCGTTGGCGGTAATGATACGACGCGCAATTCCATCAGCGGCGGGGTCATAGCGCTGAACGAGAATCCCGGCGAATACGACAAGCTCCGGGCAAACCCGAAACTCATTCCGAACATGGTCTCCGAGATCATCCGCTGGCAGACGCCACTCCCCTACATGCGGCGCACGGCAAACGAAGATGTCACCCTGCGCGGAAAGCACATCAAAGCCGGCGAACAGCTGCTCATGTGGTACATCTCGGGCAATCGGGACGATGAAGTCATTGATCGGCCGGACGAGTTCCTGATCGACCGTGCCAATGCCAGGCACCACCTGTCTTTCGGCTTCGGCATTCACCGCTGCATGGGTAACCGTCTGGCCGAAATGCAGCTGCGTGTGGTCTGGGAAGAGATCATGAAGCGTTTCGATTTCGTCGAAGTCGTGGGCAAACCGGAACGGCTGCTGTCGAGCTTTGTGCGCGGCATCACCCATCTGCCGGTGCGTGTGCATCCAAAGCAAGCCTGA